In one window of Janthinobacterium sp. 1_2014MBL_MicDiv DNA:
- a CDS encoding DUF3304 domain-containing protein has protein sequence MMIVRTAAGAGWRALAMGVLLLPMLSACADKNVPVSIHGVNYSGEVFRYAIVDPANKDNAGGGETIDPYAAGGTMCCYDLPRRWRPGIQVQVDATYWLPRKADGSLPEVKQTQVLEVPAYADGKPGELWVLRGADGKLAIISSDYQPDHASWPGKVKGWPLPSLEYRREKWDAYIQHEEGGVELWEKLLEQMRLAPLKHAREVWESERKSDPKAFSDYTGPDDTRFHAYLRADYARLLAGSRSKLEQLKKERP, from the coding sequence ATGATGATCGTTCGAACAGCCGCCGGCGCGGGCTGGCGCGCGTTGGCAATGGGCGTGCTGTTGCTGCCCATGCTGAGCGCTTGCGCCGACAAGAACGTGCCGGTCAGCATACACGGCGTCAATTACAGCGGAGAAGTCTTTCGTTACGCCATCGTCGATCCCGCCAACAAGGACAATGCGGGCGGCGGCGAAACGATCGACCCGTATGCCGCCGGCGGCACGATGTGCTGCTACGACTTGCCCCGGCGCTGGCGACCCGGCATTCAGGTGCAGGTGGACGCCACCTACTGGCTGCCCCGGAAGGCCGATGGCAGCCTGCCGGAAGTGAAGCAGACGCAGGTGCTCGAAGTTCCCGCGTATGCCGACGGCAAGCCGGGCGAGCTGTGGGTGCTGCGCGGCGCCGATGGAAAGCTGGCGATCATTTCCAGCGACTACCAGCCCGATCACGCCAGCTGGCCAGGGAAGGTCAAGGGCTGGCCGCTGCCGTCGCTGGAGTATCGGCGAGAGAAATGGGATGCCTACATTCAGCATGAAGAGGGCGGCGTCGAATTGTGGGAAAAGCTGCTTGAACAGATGCGCCTGGCGCCGCTCAAGCATGCCAGGGAAGTGTGGGAGTCTGAGCGGAAATCAGACCCGAAAGCGTTCAGCGACTATACGGGACCTGACGATACGCGCTTTCACGCGTATTTGCGCGCGGACTATGCCCGTTTGCTGGCTGGCAGCCGAAGCAAATTGGAACAGTTAAAAAAGGAGCGTCCATGA
- a CDS encoding DUF4123 domain-containing protein has translation MLIAPYTDGWLAQCDTLAREAAPANARLYLLLDGVFLPGLQRKLATLSPALLFESLPGCNDATRDVSPLLLAYPGPGMGMAEASWLQRCSGWPMLSAIATRESQAALAERLAAWCVIEGEGQRFNFRFPDTRRLPAIYAALTPVQQAQLAGPAVSWSYIARDGNWRQLPVPGLDSALAERPVALSEQQFASLIGDSEADEILAMLHECGHDHSHDRHGAYRGVAQALAAIQGEPLDYYEKADWCERWLQSGAAPDAARPPETSLQAQGDA, from the coding sequence ATGCTGATTGCCCCTTATACGGATGGCTGGCTGGCGCAGTGCGACACCTTGGCGCGCGAGGCGGCGCCGGCAAACGCGCGGCTGTATCTCTTGCTCGACGGCGTCTTCCTGCCGGGGCTGCAGCGCAAGCTGGCCACGCTGTCGCCGGCCCTGCTGTTTGAAAGCTTGCCAGGCTGCAATGACGCCACGCGCGACGTATCGCCGCTGCTGCTGGCGTATCCCGGCCCGGGCATGGGCATGGCCGAGGCGTCCTGGCTGCAGCGCTGCAGCGGCTGGCCCATGCTGAGCGCCATCGCCACGCGGGAAAGCCAGGCGGCACTGGCCGAAAGGCTGGCGGCCTGGTGCGTCATCGAAGGCGAAGGCCAGCGCTTCAATTTTCGTTTCCCCGACACGCGCCGGCTGCCGGCCATCTATGCCGCGCTGACACCGGTGCAGCAGGCGCAGCTGGCTGGGCCCGCCGTCAGCTGGTCCTATATCGCCCGCGACGGCAACTGGCGGCAGTTGCCGGTGCCTGGGCTGGACAGTGCGCTGGCGGAGCGGCCCGTGGCGCTGAGCGAGCAGCAGTTTGCCAGCCTGATCGGCGACAGCGAAGCCGATGAAATCCTCGCCATGCTGCATGAATGCGGGCACGACCACAGCCATGACCGCCATGGCGCCTACCGCGGCGTGGCGCAAGCCCTGGCCGCCATCCAGGGCGAGCCGCTCGATTACTATGAAAAGGCCGACTGGTGCGAGCGTTGGCTGCAGAGTGGCGCAGCGCCCGATGCCGCGCGGCCGCCTGAAACCAGCCTGCAAGCGCAGGGGGACGCATGA
- a CDS encoding type VI secretion system Vgr family protein → MSGARADQAAQVGASLAGFSSVTRLYELVLGGEGGDAADALLVEAFASDERLHGVGARDIIVLSTNANLALAPLLGQPATLQVSLADGSRAAFSGHVSEAAMLGSEGGLARFRLRLTPWLWLLSQARNSRVWQDKSVIEIVDSVFEAYAPQAVWRWSDDTGPFMQEASPRSYCCQYRESDLAFVSRLLAEEGLAWRFEEQDGGHCLVLFADSSALSAVPEDASSAAGGGLRFHGARAMEQADAVQAISRGRALSTSVATVLSYDYKAKKAVSASVPTRLVPGGKNAMVLESYDAPGQYFYADAAQAARYALLQMQAIEARSERWEARSTVRTLRAGTRFTLTQGPLQQEGGAAPALVVLRVCSVGVNNLPAPAREGLAELFGPIPALLQEGLADQALAPRDIAHFGQVIAQAAESGYANHIEAISADTPWRPAQDGGDVRHHPKPTALGSQSAIVVGADGGNAAGGASEIYCDRLGRVRIRFHWQQDGSATCWVRVAQRSAGGGMGSQFLPRIGQEVLVQFLENDIDRPIIVGALYNGQGEGGLAPTPGGAASANASAAGVFEAAHDHAPSAQGNVAGGNSPLWHGAAGGTAGHRNGTAQWGIRSKEFGASGYNQLLFDDTDQQGRIQLKSSHGASELNLGHLIHAADNYRGSLRGTGAELRTDHYGAVRAGAGLLVSSYLVNHDVQARDPAGDNAPGMVLLKQAAKLGETFSAAAVTHQTVALAGHLGAAKADASVLDDKAAPLKAFLTTASGMLSQDNTTAARRDAAAKPTTPGDDKLPHSSDAIIAIAARAGLGVLAGKDIQLANGETVSLMSGLDTQFVGGGQLRVHAGQAIGTLGGVVKAGENNIGLQMIAAKQAIDLQAQADVLKVQARDEVNVISATAHIDWAAAKSIRLSTAGGANITIEGGNITIQCPGKITIHAGKKSFIGPESMAYAMPGLPSSICVECLKKSLMAGSAFTMAG, encoded by the coding sequence ATGAGCGGCGCGCGCGCCGACCAGGCCGCGCAGGTCGGCGCGTCGCTGGCCGGTTTCAGCAGCGTGACGCGGCTGTACGAGCTGGTCCTGGGCGGCGAGGGCGGCGATGCGGCGGACGCATTGCTGGTGGAAGCGTTTGCGTCCGACGAGCGCTTGCACGGGGTGGGCGCGCGCGACATCATCGTGCTGTCCACCAACGCCAATCTGGCGCTGGCGCCGCTGCTGGGCCAGCCTGCCACCTTGCAGGTCAGCCTGGCCGACGGCAGCCGTGCCGCATTCAGCGGCCATGTCAGCGAGGCGGCCATGCTGGGCAGCGAAGGGGGACTGGCCCGTTTCCGGCTGCGCCTGACGCCATGGCTGTGGCTGCTGAGCCAGGCGCGCAATAGCCGCGTGTGGCAAGACAAGAGCGTGATCGAGATCGTCGACAGCGTCTTCGAGGCCTATGCGCCGCAGGCCGTCTGGCGCTGGAGCGATGACACGGGGCCGTTCATGCAGGAGGCGTCGCCGCGCAGCTATTGCTGCCAGTACCGCGAATCGGACCTGGCCTTCGTCAGCCGCCTGCTGGCAGAAGAAGGACTGGCATGGCGTTTCGAAGAACAGGATGGCGGCCACTGCCTGGTGCTGTTCGCCGACAGCAGCGCGCTGAGCGCCGTGCCGGAAGACGCCAGCAGCGCTGCCGGCGGCGGCTTGCGTTTCCATGGCGCGCGGGCCATGGAACAGGCCGATGCGGTTCAGGCGATCAGCCGTGGGCGGGCGCTGAGCACGTCGGTCGCGACCGTCCTCAGCTACGATTACAAGGCCAAGAAAGCCGTCAGCGCCAGCGTGCCGACGCGGCTGGTGCCGGGCGGAAAGAACGCCATGGTGCTGGAAAGCTATGATGCGCCGGGCCAGTATTTCTATGCCGATGCCGCCCAGGCCGCGCGCTATGCCTTGCTGCAGATGCAGGCCATCGAAGCGCGCAGCGAACGCTGGGAGGCGCGCTCCACCGTGCGCACCTTGCGCGCCGGCACCCGTTTTACGCTGACGCAAGGTCCATTGCAGCAGGAGGGCGGCGCGGCGCCCGCGCTGGTCGTGTTGCGCGTGTGCAGCGTGGGCGTCAATAATTTGCCGGCGCCGGCCCGCGAGGGGCTGGCTGAGCTGTTCGGTCCCATTCCCGCCTTGCTGCAGGAAGGCCTGGCCGACCAGGCGCTGGCGCCGCGCGACATCGCGCATTTCGGACAGGTGATCGCGCAGGCGGCCGAGAGCGGCTATGCCAACCATATTGAAGCGATCTCGGCCGATACGCCATGGCGCCCGGCACAGGACGGCGGCGACGTGCGCCACCATCCGAAACCCACGGCCTTGGGCAGCCAGAGCGCGATCGTGGTGGGCGCCGATGGCGGCAATGCGGCCGGCGGCGCCAGCGAGATTTACTGCGACAGGCTGGGCCGGGTGCGCATCCGCTTTCACTGGCAGCAGGACGGCAGTGCGACTTGCTGGGTGCGCGTGGCGCAGCGCTCGGCCGGTGGCGGCATGGGCAGCCAGTTCCTGCCGCGCATCGGCCAGGAAGTGCTGGTGCAATTCCTGGAAAACGATATCGACCGCCCCATCATCGTCGGCGCGCTGTACAACGGCCAGGGCGAGGGCGGCCTGGCGCCGACGCCGGGCGGCGCCGCCAGCGCGAATGCGAGCGCCGCCGGCGTGTTCGAGGCGGCGCACGACCACGCCCCATCGGCGCAGGGCAACGTGGCCGGTGGCAACAGTCCGCTGTGGCATGGCGCGGCGGGCGGCACTGCGGGCCACCGCAACGGCACGGCGCAATGGGGCATCCGCAGCAAGGAATTCGGCGCCAGCGGCTATAACCAGCTGCTGTTCGACGATACGGACCAGCAGGGCCGCATCCAGCTCAAAAGCAGCCATGGCGCAAGCGAGCTCAATCTTGGCCACCTGATCCACGCGGCAGACAATTACCGGGGCAGCCTGCGCGGCACGGGCGCCGAGTTGCGCACGGATCACTATGGCGCCGTGCGGGCGGGCGCGGGCTTGCTGGTCTCCAGCTACCTCGTCAACCATGACGTGCAGGCGCGCGACCCGGCCGGCGACAATGCGCCTGGCATGGTATTGCTCAAGCAGGCGGCCAAGCTGGGCGAAACGTTCAGCGCCGCCGCCGTCACGCACCAGACCGTGGCCCTGGCCGGCCATCTGGGCGCGGCCAAGGCGGATGCCAGCGTGCTGGACGACAAGGCGGCGCCGCTGAAGGCATTCCTGACGACGGCGTCGGGCATGCTCAGCCAGGACAATACGACAGCCGCCAGGCGCGACGCGGCCGCCAAGCCCACGACTCCCGGCGACGACAAGCTGCCGCACAGCAGCGACGCCATCATTGCCATCGCTGCCCGGGCCGGGCTTGGCGTGCTGGCCGGCAAGGATATCCAGTTGGCGAACGGCGAAACCGTGTCGCTGATGAGCGGACTCGATACGCAGTTCGTCGGCGGCGGCCAGCTGCGCGTGCATGCCGGCCAGGCCATCGGCACCCTGGGCGGCGTCGTCAAGGCGGGCGAGAACAATATCGGCCTGCAGATGATCGCCGCCAAGCAAGCCATCGACCTGCAGGCGCAGGCCGACGTGCTCAAGGTGCAGGCGCGCGACGAAGTCAATGTGATCAGCGCCACGGCGCACATCGACTGGGCGGCGGCGAAAAGCATCCGTTTGTCGACGGCGGGCGGGGCGAATATCACTATCGAGGGCGGCAACATCACCATCCAGTGTCCGGGCAAGATCACGATCCATGCCGGCAAGAAAAGTTTTATCGGCCCGGAAAGCATGGCGTATGCGATGCCCGGTTTGCCCAGCAGCATATGCGTGGAGTGCCTGAAAAAGTCCCTGATGGCCGGCTCCGCTTTCACCATGGCAGGATAG
- a CDS encoding M15 family metallopeptidase encodes MFLLAVALYFILACLVSWLALFPAGRDFVMQAMYGAEQRLAAYVSRFTRQRQAGLASVRQGGTAALGHTAAFLRRHYLLCLAGMAVISLPTALVLMTDSKRMLGAYDVSTREMNAQVASLLQGEQLVPPVDLPPLVFATEEVRLERPLLISASRNWTLLNTEYAQRLLLVFKIMKEKHGYDMALLEGYRSPERQNTLAAMGPSVSNAAAFQSWHQYGLAADCAFLRDGKLVISEKDAWAMRGYQLYGEVAESVGMTWGGRWKMMDFGHTELRLPGVMKKADRSAYGGSGNQIGR; translated from the coding sequence GTGTTTCTACTCGCGGTAGCACTGTATTTCATACTGGCATGCCTGGTCAGCTGGCTGGCGCTGTTTCCGGCCGGGCGCGATTTCGTCATGCAAGCAATGTATGGCGCGGAGCAACGCCTTGCCGCGTACGTCAGCCGCTTCACCAGACAGCGGCAGGCGGGCCTGGCCAGCGTGCGCCAGGGCGGGACGGCGGCGCTCGGCCACACGGCGGCCTTCCTGCGGCGCCACTACCTGCTGTGCCTGGCGGGCATGGCGGTGATCAGCCTGCCGACGGCACTAGTCCTCATGACGGACAGCAAGCGCATGCTGGGCGCCTACGACGTCTCCACGCGTGAAATGAATGCCCAGGTCGCCAGCCTGCTGCAGGGCGAGCAACTGGTGCCGCCCGTCGACCTCCCGCCGCTCGTGTTTGCCACCGAAGAAGTGCGGCTGGAGCGGCCCTTGCTGATATCTGCCAGCCGCAACTGGACACTGTTGAATACGGAATACGCGCAACGTTTATTGCTTGTCTTTAAAATAATGAAGGAAAAGCATGGCTACGACATGGCGCTGCTGGAGGGCTATCGCAGTCCGGAGCGGCAAAACACCCTGGCGGCCATGGGGCCCAGCGTAAGCAACGCGGCCGCCTTCCAGAGCTGGCACCAGTATGGCCTGGCCGCCGATTGCGCATTTTTGCGCGACGGCAAGCTGGTCATCTCGGAAAAGGATGCGTGGGCCATGCGCGGCTATCAGTTGTATGGCGAAGTGGCCGAATCGGTCGGCATGACGTGGGGCGGTCGCTGGAAAATGATGGATTTCGGACATACCGAGCTGCGTTTGCCCGGTGTGATGAAAAAAGCTGACAGGAGCGCATATGGCGGGTCCGGTAATCAGATTGGGCGATAA
- a CDS encoding PAAR domain-containing protein produces MAGPVIRLGDKTSHGGTVLEASTVSDSGGIGIARVGDKVACPLPGHGVCPIVSGDPSLVVDGRPVARHGDKTSCGAVLIASQQATTDQA; encoded by the coding sequence ATGGCGGGTCCGGTAATCAGATTGGGCGATAAAACCTCGCACGGCGGCACCGTGCTCGAAGCGTCGACCGTGAGCGACAGCGGCGGCATCGGCATCGCGCGCGTGGGCGACAAGGTTGCCTGTCCCCTGCCGGGCCACGGCGTCTGTCCCATCGTCAGCGGCGACCCGAGCCTGGTCGTCGATGGCCGGCCCGTGGCCCGCCATGGCGACAAGACCAGCTGCGGCGCGGTGCTGATCGCCAGCCAGCAAGCGACCACGGACCAGGCATGA
- the tssM gene encoding type VI secretion system membrane subunit TssM: MQRFWHLLTTRFSLLILGGVAFVLLLLVCTVIFEWPYLPVLAVLAAAALLVAIAWWWRQRRRRRDGASFSNMLEQQAAGAAPKAGAVQREETEAIRKRMLEAIGTIKTSRLGQLSGDAALYELPWYMIIGNPAAGKSTAIANSGLQFPFVDSKIVQGLGGTRNCDWFFTTDGILLDTAGRYSVNDEDRAEWFGFLGLLKKHRKRAPINGIIIAVSIAELTGSRPEFAIELAKNLRQRVQELTEKLEVHAPVYVVFTKADLITGFTEFFQDAERSERDKVWGATLPYSVSSSKQDVLEQFDQRFDELYDGLKDLSLASMALLGRERMPPGVFTFPLEFSSIKGPLRTFIATLFEENPFQFKPVFRGFYFTSALQEGVSVSASSERVAQRFDLKLQPQEQAAVQDQHGYFLLNLFRKVIFADKDLVAQYASPRKTRLRYATFFAAIALAGLALGGWSWSYLANRQLAANVQADLDQAIKVQDKRLDLHSRFEALEILQDRIEQLEAYRSKRPLALSLGLYQGDFLERKLREEYFSGVREVMLKPVTQSLEAFLSEVNAGAGRLQPMAGTPPAAAVPAATATVAVAPAAAAAAPAAPSATPAVQQFKDAAPANVEDAYNGLKTYLMLSDKSRAEASHLNDQLTRYWRGWLDANRGSMPREQMIRSAERMISFYLTQINDPSWPQIDSKLALVDQSRDSLRRVVRGMPARDRVYADVKARAATRFPSMTVARIVGEQDKELVLGSYAIPGTFTRDAWEKYIQQAFQEAANRELQSADWVLKTASKDDLTLEGSPEQIQKALVELYKNDYAKEWQKFLQGVSIRELNGFDNAAQAMNRLGDPQSSPINKLIETVYQETSWDNPSLLGQGLQRAQRGVMDWFKETVLRQKPAVAGGQAGSALPMGPVGREFSGVARLVVARDKDASPMRGYLATLSKLRVRLNQIKNQGDTGPGAKQLMQQTLDGNGSELADALKYVDEQMLTGMSDPQKQAIRPLLVRPLMQTFAVIVKPTETEINKVWLAQVLEPFQKTLAAKYPFAPDSRTEASNADIGQVFGPEGAIAKFFNTAIGPLVVRRGDSISARTWASMGISLAPPVVASLPGWIAPLSANGVATAAGAAEAQTRFDLQALSAPGASEYTIEIDGQALRWRGQPQPWIHMVWPNPEGVPGSRISAITPEGRNVVLLNEPGHFGLKKMIDSAKRTRKEGGVFELSWENSGVTVTANLKIVTTPAPAAAPAGGQGFRGLKLPETVVNSVPDTGAALAGNTP, encoded by the coding sequence ATGCAACGATTTTGGCACCTCCTCACTACCCGCTTCAGCCTGCTCATCCTGGGCGGCGTGGCTTTCGTCCTGCTGCTCCTGGTGTGCACCGTCATCTTCGAATGGCCTTACCTGCCCGTGCTGGCGGTCTTGGCCGCGGCGGCGCTGCTGGTCGCCATCGCGTGGTGGTGGCGCCAGCGGCGGCGGCGGCGCGACGGCGCCAGCTTCAGCAACATGCTGGAACAGCAGGCGGCCGGCGCCGCGCCGAAGGCGGGAGCGGTGCAGCGCGAGGAAACCGAAGCCATCCGCAAACGCATGCTCGAAGCGATCGGCACCATCAAGACCTCCAGGCTGGGCCAGCTGTCGGGCGACGCGGCCCTGTATGAATTGCCCTGGTATATGATCATCGGCAACCCCGCCGCCGGCAAAAGCACGGCCATCGCCAATTCCGGCCTGCAATTCCCCTTTGTCGACAGCAAGATCGTGCAAGGCCTGGGCGGCACCCGCAATTGCGACTGGTTCTTCACCACCGACGGCATCCTGCTCGACACGGCAGGCCGCTACTCCGTCAACGACGAAGACCGCGCCGAATGGTTCGGCTTTCTCGGCCTGCTGAAAAAGCACCGCAAGCGGGCGCCCATCAACGGCATCATCATCGCCGTCAGCATCGCCGAACTGACGGGCAGCCGGCCCGAATTCGCCATCGAACTGGCGAAGAACCTGCGCCAGCGCGTGCAGGAACTGACGGAAAAGCTGGAAGTCCACGCCCCCGTGTACGTGGTATTCACCAAGGCCGACCTGATCACGGGCTTCACCGAATTTTTCCAGGATGCCGAACGCAGCGAGCGCGACAAGGTCTGGGGCGCCACCCTGCCCTACAGCGTGAGCAGTTCGAAACAGGACGTGCTGGAACAGTTCGACCAGCGCTTCGACGAACTGTACGATGGTTTGAAGGACCTCAGCCTGGCCAGCATGGCCCTGCTGGGCCGCGAGCGCATGCCGCCCGGCGTGTTTACGTTTCCGCTGGAATTCAGCTCGATCAAGGGGCCGCTGCGCACCTTCATCGCCACCCTGTTCGAGGAAAACCCGTTCCAGTTCAAGCCCGTGTTCCGTGGCTTCTATTTCACCAGCGCCTTGCAGGAAGGCGTGTCGGTCTCGGCCTCGTCGGAACGGGTGGCGCAGCGCTTCGACCTCAAGCTGCAGCCGCAGGAACAGGCGGCGGTACAGGACCAGCACGGCTACTTCCTGCTCAACCTGTTCCGCAAGGTCATCTTCGCCGACAAGGACCTGGTGGCCCAGTACGCCAGCCCGCGCAAGACCCGGCTGCGCTACGCCACCTTCTTTGCCGCCATCGCGCTGGCCGGCCTGGCGCTGGGCGGCTGGAGCTGGTCCTACCTGGCCAACCGCCAGCTGGCGGCCAATGTGCAGGCCGACCTGGACCAGGCCATCAAGGTGCAGGACAAGCGCCTGGACCTGCATTCGCGCTTCGAGGCGCTGGAAATCCTGCAGGACCGCATCGAACAGCTGGAAGCGTACCGCAGCAAGCGCCCGCTGGCCCTCAGCCTGGGCCTGTACCAGGGCGACTTCCTGGAGCGCAAGCTGCGCGAAGAATATTTTTCCGGCGTGCGCGAAGTCATGCTCAAGCCCGTGACGCAATCGCTGGAAGCGTTCTTGTCGGAAGTCAATGCTGGCGCCGGCCGCCTGCAGCCGATGGCCGGCACGCCGCCAGCGGCCGCCGTGCCGGCAGCAACGGCCACTGTCGCCGTCGCCCCGGCTGCGGCTGCGGCTGCCCCAGCGGCGCCTTCCGCCACACCTGCCGTCCAGCAATTCAAGGATGCCGCGCCGGCGAACGTGGAAGACGCCTACAACGGCTTGAAGACGTATCTGATGCTGAGCGACAAGTCGCGTGCCGAGGCCAGCCACCTGAACGACCAGCTGACGCGTTACTGGCGCGGCTGGCTCGACGCCAACCGGGGCAGCATGCCGCGCGAACAGATGATACGCAGCGCCGAGCGCATGATCTCGTTCTACCTGACGCAGATCAATGATCCGTCGTGGCCGCAGATCGACAGCAAGCTGGCCCTCGTCGACCAGTCGCGCGACAGCCTGCGCCGCGTCGTGCGCGGCATGCCGGCGCGCGACCGCGTGTATGCCGACGTCAAGGCGCGCGCCGCCACGCGCTTCCCGTCGATGACGGTGGCCCGCATCGTTGGCGAGCAGGACAAGGAACTGGTGCTGGGCAGCTACGCCATCCCCGGCACGTTTACCCGTGACGCCTGGGAGAAATACATCCAGCAAGCGTTCCAGGAAGCGGCCAACCGCGAATTGCAAAGCGCCGACTGGGTATTGAAAACGGCGTCGAAGGACGACCTGACCCTGGAAGGCAGCCCCGAGCAGATCCAGAAAGCCCTCGTCGAACTGTACAAGAACGACTATGCGAAGGAATGGCAGAAATTCCTCCAGGGCGTCAGCATCCGCGAATTGAACGGCTTCGACAACGCGGCGCAGGCCATGAACCGCCTGGGCGACCCGCAATCGTCGCCCATCAACAAGCTGATCGAGACGGTGTACCAGGAAACCTCGTGGGACAATCCTTCGCTGCTGGGCCAGGGCTTGCAGCGGGCGCAGCGCGGGGTGATGGACTGGTTCAAGGAAACGGTGCTGCGCCAGAAACCGGCCGTGGCCGGCGGCCAGGCCGGCAGCGCCCTGCCGATGGGGCCCGTCGGCCGCGAATTTTCCGGCGTGGCCCGCCTCGTCGTCGCCCGGGACAAGGATGCCTCGCCGATGCGCGGCTACCTGGCCACGCTGTCCAAGCTGCGCGTGCGCCTCAACCAGATCAAGAACCAGGGCGACACGGGGCCGGGCGCCAAGCAGCTGATGCAGCAAACGCTCGACGGCAACGGTTCGGAACTGGCCGATGCCCTGAAATATGTCGACGAACAGATGCTGACGGGCATGAGCGATCCGCAAAAACAGGCCATCCGGCCGCTGCTGGTGCGCCCGCTGATGCAAACCTTCGCCGTCATCGTCAAGCCCACCGAAACGGAAATCAACAAGGTCTGGCTGGCGCAGGTGCTCGAACCGTTCCAGAAAACGCTGGCGGCGAAATACCCGTTCGCGCCCGATTCGCGCACCGAGGCGAGCAACGCCGACATCGGCCAGGTCTTCGGCCCGGAAGGCGCCATCGCCAAGTTCTTCAATACCGCCATCGGGCCGCTGGTGGTGCGCCGCGGCGACAGCATCAGCGCCAGGACGTGGGCATCGATGGGCATCAGCCTGGCGCCGCCCGTGGTGGCCAGCCTGCCGGGCTGGATCGCGCCGCTCAGCGCGAACGGCGTGGCGACGGCGGCCGGCGCCGCCGAAGCGCAGACGCGCTTCGACTTGCAGGCGCTGAGCGCGCCCGGCGCCAGCGAATACACGATCGAGATCGATGGCCAGGCGCTGCGCTGGCGCGGCCAGCCGCAGCCGTGGATACACATGGTCTGGCCCAACCCGGAAGGCGTGCCCGGTTCGCGCATCAGCGCCATCACGCCGGAAGGGCGCAACGTGGTGCTGCTGAATGAGCCCGGCCATTTCGGCCTGAAGAAAATGATCGATTCGGCCAAGCGCACGCGCAAGGAAGGCGGCGTATTCGAACTGAGCTGGGAAAACAGCGGCGTCACCGTGACGGCCAACCTGAAGATCGTCACCACGCCGGCACCGGCGGCGGCCCCCGCCGGCGGCCAGGGTTTCCGCGGCCTGAAGCTGCCGGAAACGGTGGTCAACAGCGTCCCCGACACGGGCGCCGCACTCGCGGGGAACACGCCATGA
- the tagF gene encoding type VI secretion system-associated protein TagF — protein sequence MSRPTPTAIGYFGKIPSRGDFVKSGDNPALLKMLDDWLANAMDLMSADARWKLTYDALAPLHFAFIGPRRGRAIAGHIAASSDASSRRFPFLMMSAMEVGNPAGFVPTSPLVLSRLWNRLDALSGGLRGAEAAAALQAAASASIELDLRSSAYDAAFDDFLDLQTVGALDALLAPTGFGGSVRQVLLALGMLLQPVMASSSSRLEKSLELPLPDDPLYRNLVAAFWMHLIAPFLARADFELALFLTRIRGRHALVLGFCGASAQTLHAIMEPQAALEHHIAFDDLAWVEEHVGADYAIKKVSTYLAQANLSLKSAHDSFRAAFIGT from the coding sequence ATGAGCCGCCCGACACCCACCGCGATCGGCTATTTCGGCAAGATCCCCAGCCGTGGCGACTTCGTCAAGAGCGGCGACAATCCCGCGCTGCTGAAGATGCTCGACGACTGGCTCGCCAACGCCATGGACCTGATGAGCGCCGACGCCCGCTGGAAGCTCACGTATGACGCGCTGGCGCCGCTGCATTTCGCCTTCATCGGCCCGCGCCGCGGACGCGCCATCGCCGGCCACATCGCCGCCAGCAGCGACGCCTCGTCGCGCCGTTTCCCGTTCCTGATGATGAGCGCGATGGAAGTGGGCAACCCGGCCGGCTTCGTGCCCACCAGCCCGCTGGTGCTGTCGCGCCTGTGGAACCGGCTCGATGCGCTCAGCGGCGGCCTGCGCGGCGCCGAAGCGGCTGCCGCGCTGCAGGCGGCAGCCAGCGCCAGCATCGAGCTGGACTTGCGCAGCAGCGCCTATGACGCCGCCTTCGACGACTTCCTCGACCTGCAGACGGTCGGCGCCCTCGACGCGCTGCTGGCGCCGACGGGCTTTGGCGGCTCGGTGCGGCAAGTCCTGCTGGCATTGGGCATGCTGCTGCAGCCCGTCATGGCCAGCAGTTCCAGCCGGCTGGAAAAAAGCCTGGAACTGCCGCTGCCGGACGACCCGCTGTACCGCAACCTGGTGGCGGCGTTCTGGATGCACCTGATCGCGCCCTTCCTGGCGCGCGCCGATTTCGAACTGGCGCTGTTCCTCACCCGCATCCGCGGCCGCCACGCGCTGGTGCTGGGCTTTTGCGGCGCCTCGGCACAGACGCTGCACGCCATCATGGAGCCGCAGGCGGCGCTGGAGCACCACATCGCCTTCGACGACCTGGCCTGGGTCGAGGAACACGTGGGCGCCGACTACGCCATCAAGAAGGTTTCAACCTACCTCGCGCAGGCAAACCTGTCACTCAAATCGGCGCACGACTCGTTTCGCGCCGCCTTCATCGGGACCTGA